CAACGCCTGGAGGTACTGGACATCTATTGTTTCGGACTCTATCGCCTACATTACGGAGTTTTACCACGAAAAACAGACCAAGGAATTCCGGCAGCACAATGGTATCGATTTGGCAAGCCGCCAAGGGGCCCGTATCCTTGCGCCATTTGCCGCCAAGGCCTGGACCAGCAAAGACGAACGAGGCGGCATTATCATCGGGCTTGTACGGCAAAAAGACGTTATCTTGTTCATGCACTGCGACCAGCTTTTGTACCTAGACGGCCAAGACGTGATGCAGGGCGACCCCATCGCTACCGTAGGCGTTACAGGGCATACCACCGGGCCCCACGCCCACATTGTGACAGGGCTTATCGACCCCAACGGTGACAAGCGTATCGGGAATGTGAAGTACAGGGTTATCGACCCCATGAAGTGGTACTACCGGTTTAAGCCGACGTTGTTTTAGAGGCTCGGGGCTCGAGGTTCGAGGATCGGGGTGTGAGGTCGCTTCGCTTTGGGGTGTGAGGTGTGAGGCTCGGGGCTCGAGGTATGTCATCTTGGGCACGGAGGGCTGGCCGTGTGACGGGCGTCACAGCAAGAGTTTTCAAAAAGCCCTCACAAAACTTTTATTTTTCTTTTTTGGCTTTTTGTTTGCGATTTATTACAAAATTGCTCTTCTTTTTTCCGCTTAAAAAAATATCTTTGTGATGTATTTTTAAGCGGGAAAAAAAGGAGAAATAATGAAAAAAATCTCGTTGGTCGTGTTCATGCTTATCGCAGCCATTTTGATGGGCTGCTCCTCAGTCAAGGCCCCTAAGGCTAGCCTTGCCGACCACGATGAAGACCATAACATTCCCGCCATCGATGAGATGATTATTTCCATGAAAAAGGAATACATCCAGAAATGCTACATGCCGGTAGCCAAGCGGGAACCTCCTGAGAACGCCTGCCAGACCGAGCTGTTCCAGCTTCTGGAACGTCGCTACCATGCCGACTACAGCCAAGATCATGTGGACATGGCCAGCAACGACCTGTTCTTCAAGGATATCGATGCCGAAATCAACAAGATGGTCCGTTCTGACCCTGAAGTTAGGGCAGCACTTCGTAACGGTGCTTTCCAGAGCATCAACGAGATGAAGACCTACTATAAGAGCAAGTACATGTTCAGCCACAATTAGGCTTTACAATTTTTGACAAAAGCTTTGGCCGCCTTGTTTGGCGGCCTTTTTTGTATAGTTTTGAAGCCATGGATTTGCCAATGGGTTTGCCATTAAATATATTGTGCTTGCAAAAATTGGTGATAGACCACAAACAAAGGAACACCCATGAGAAATTCGCTCAAGCTTGATGGTCCGGTCAAGACTTACCTCGACGAAAACGAACTCCCGAAGGCATGGTACAACGTGCGTGCCGACATGAAAAAGAAGCCCGCACCGCTCCTGAACCCCGGTACCGGCAAGCCGGTGACCTTCGAAGACCTGCAGCCCGTGTTCTGCGACGAACTTATCAAGCAGGAACTCGACAACGATACCGCCTTCTTCGAAATTCCCGAAGATATTCTCACTTTCTACAAGATGTACCGCCCCTCCCCGCTCGTCCGCGCCTACTTCCTGGAACAGGCGCTCGGCACTCCGGCGCACATCTACTACAAGTTCGAAGGCAACAACACCAGCGGTAGCCACAAGCTGAACTCCGCCATTGCGCAGGCCTACTACGCCAAGAAGCAGGGCCTCAAGGGCGTGACCACCGAAACGGGTGCTGGCCAGTGGGGCACAGCCCTTTCCATGTCCACCGCCTTCTTCGGACTGGACTGCCAGGTCTACATGGTGAAGGTCTCCTACGAACAGAAGCCCTTCCGTCGCGAAGTGATGCGCACCTACGGTGCATCTGTCACCCCGTCGCCTTCCATGACCACCGACATCGGCAAGAAGATTAACGCCGAATTCCCGGGCACCACCGGAAGCCTCGGCTGCGCCATCTCCGAAGCCGTGGAAGCCGCCGTGAAGCAGCCGGGTTACCGCTACGTTCTCGGTTCTGTGCTGAACCAGGTACTGTTGCATCAGTCCGTGATCGGTCTTGAAACCAAGGCCGCCCTCGACAAGCTGGGCGTGAAGGCCGACCTCATCATCGGTTGCGCCGGCGGTGGTTCTAACCTCGGTGGCCTTATTAGCCCCTTCGTCGGCGAAAAGCTCCGTGGTGAAGCCGACTACGACATTCTCGCCATCGAACCGGCAAGCTGCCCGAGCTTTACCCGCGGCAAGTATGCCTACGACTTCTGCGATACCGGCAAGGTCTGCCCGCTGG
Above is a genomic segment from Fibrobacter sp. containing:
- a CDS encoding M23 family metallopeptidase, with protein sequence RLSLAPSFEYTFDGKESMQRLARYAIGRFMSVITDEKMVKQYVQETLKENGYPEDLGLANDRNIPPEGTVVKFSKPEYIESTASDSIGNAWRYWTSIVSDSIAYITEFYHEKQTKEFRQHNGIDLASRQGARILAPFAAKAWTSKDERGGIIIGLVRQKDVILFMHCDQLLYLDGQDVMQGDPIATVGVTGHTTGPHAHIVTGLIDPNGDKRIGNVKYRVIDPMKWYYRFKPTLF
- a CDS encoding TrpB-like pyridoxal phosphate-dependent enzyme; protein product: MRNSLKLDGPVKTYLDENELPKAWYNVRADMKKKPAPLLNPGTGKPVTFEDLQPVFCDELIKQELDNDTAFFEIPEDILTFYKMYRPSPLVRAYFLEQALGTPAHIYYKFEGNNTSGSHKLNSAIAQAYYAKKQGLKGVTTETGAGQWGTALSMSTAFFGLDCQVYMVKVSYEQKPFRREVMRTYGASVTPSPSMTTDIGKKINAEFPGTTGSLGCAISEAVEAAVKQPGYRYVLGSVLNQVLLHQSVIGLETKAALDKLGVKADLIIGCAGGGSNLGGLISPFVGEKLRGEADYDILAIEPASCPSFTRGKYAYDFCDTGKVCPLAKMYTLGSSFIPSANHAGGLRYHGMSTILSELYDQKLIRAASVEQTKVFEAAKLFAQTEGILPAPESSHAIRATIDEALKCKESGQAKNIVFGLTGTGYFDMVAYQKFNDGEMSDYIPTDEDIAKSLAQLPKVNG